From the Leucobacter tenebrionis genome, one window contains:
- a CDS encoding cytochrome c biogenesis CcdA family protein yields the protein MGLQDIVADGQLLVASLIAVAAGLLSFLSPCVLPLIPGYLAYVSGVAGTGTGSAAGADPARARRSERRRMVIGALLFVLGFTAVFLALFVLLGAVGMWIWEWEEIITRVAGVVVILMGLVFMGAFSRLQRTSRMKLKPRVGLVGAPLLGIVFAVGWAPCMGPTLGTIGLLAAQQGSIARAAILAVAYCLGLGLPFILAAFGFGWMTQTMTFFKRHIRAVNLIGGALLILIGLLLVTGLWSRMMFALQAVIGGYVTPL from the coding sequence GTGGGTCTGCAGGACATCGTCGCCGACGGGCAGCTGCTCGTCGCCTCGCTGATCGCCGTCGCCGCCGGACTGCTGTCGTTCCTGTCGCCCTGCGTGCTGCCGTTGATCCCCGGCTACCTCGCCTACGTCTCGGGAGTCGCGGGCACGGGCACGGGCAGCGCCGCCGGCGCCGACCCCGCGCGCGCCCGCCGCTCGGAGCGCCGACGCATGGTGATCGGCGCTTTGCTGTTCGTGCTCGGCTTCACCGCGGTGTTCCTGGCTCTCTTCGTGCTGCTCGGCGCTGTGGGCATGTGGATCTGGGAGTGGGAGGAGATCATCACGCGCGTCGCGGGCGTGGTGGTGATCCTGATGGGTCTGGTCTTCATGGGCGCGTTCTCCCGCCTGCAGCGCACGAGCCGCATGAAGCTCAAGCCGCGGGTCGGCCTGGTGGGCGCGCCGCTGCTGGGAATCGTGTTCGCGGTGGGCTGGGCGCCCTGCATGGGGCCGACCCTGGGCACCATCGGCCTGCTCGCCGCGCAGCAGGGCTCGATCGCACGCGCCGCGATCCTCGCCGTCGCCTACTGCCTCGGCCTCGGCCTGCCGTTCATCCTCGCGGCCTTCGGGTTCGGGTGGATGACGCAGACCATGACATTCTTCAAGCGGCATATACGGGCCGTGAATCTGATCGGCGGCGCGCTGCTGATCCTCATCGGTCTCCTGCTGGTGACCGGACTCTGGAGTCGGATGATGTTTGCACTGCAGGCGGTGATCGGCGGATATGTCACGCCCCTCTGA
- a CDS encoding TlpA family protein disulfide reductase gives MRDEDRANRASGQAHGRARTRLAALALPLAGALLLAGCGGGGENLSKQWSESSEKGYVAGDGSSVSIVPSERTEPVEYSGEIETGETFGSDDTIGGVTVVNFWYAGCAPCRAEAPDLVAAYEEFAPQGVHFVGVNTRDQVEQARQFSEQFGIEYPSIMDSPGGREVQRAFAGQVPLNAVPTTLVLDTEGRVAHRVLGQLAGESQLRTLITETLAEGAEDAESAGDGSGSGSSPAESPAADETPAE, from the coding sequence ATGAGGGATGAGGACCGCGCCAATCGCGCGAGCGGTCAGGCGCACGGCCGTGCCCGCACCCGCCTGGCGGCGCTCGCCCTGCCGCTCGCGGGCGCGCTGCTGCTGGCCGGCTGCGGCGGGGGCGGCGAGAACCTCTCGAAGCAGTGGAGCGAGTCGAGCGAGAAGGGCTATGTCGCGGGCGACGGATCGTCGGTGAGCATCGTCCCCTCCGAGCGCACCGAGCCCGTCGAGTACTCCGGGGAGATCGAGACCGGCGAGACGTTCGGATCCGACGACACCATCGGCGGTGTCACGGTGGTCAATTTCTGGTACGCGGGCTGCGCGCCGTGCCGGGCCGAGGCTCCCGATCTCGTCGCCGCCTACGAGGAGTTCGCTCCGCAGGGTGTGCACTTCGTCGGTGTGAACACGCGCGACCAGGTGGAGCAGGCGCGACAGTTCTCGGAGCAGTTCGGCATCGAGTACCCGTCGATCATGGACAGCCCTGGCGGACGCGAGGTGCAGCGCGCCTTCGCCGGCCAGGTGCCGCTCAACGCGGTGCCCACCACGCTCGTGCTCGACACCGAGGGGCGCGTCGCTCACCGCGTGCTCGGGCAGCTCGCCGGGGAATCCCAGCTGCGCACCCTCATCACGGAGACCCTGGCCGAGGGCGCCGAAGACGCCGAGAGCGCGGGGGACGGATCCGGATCCGGATCCAGCCCCGCCGAGTCCCCCGCCGCCGACGAGACCCCGGCCGAGTAG
- a CDS encoding histidine phosphatase family protein codes for MSDKLLHLVRHGEVHNPDRVLYGRIPGFRLSELGHRMAEAAALELAGSDRLVAKLIASPLERAQQSARPIASALSLEIATDERIIEPTNAFEGMVKSGGGSAFKNPRYWHRFVNPLRPSWGEPYRQIASRMRDAMDEAWENTRGGDIVMVSHQAPIWIAHLDIVGKPLAHNPAKRRCDLSSITTFEKRGERWFEVDYRTPAAGLTEDAVDVGAV; via the coding sequence GTGAGCGACAAACTGCTGCATCTGGTGCGCCACGGCGAGGTGCACAACCCGGATCGAGTGCTGTACGGACGCATTCCAGGCTTCCGCCTGTCCGAGCTCGGGCACCGCATGGCGGAGGCCGCCGCGCTCGAACTGGCCGGCAGCGACCGCCTGGTGGCCAAGTTGATCGCCTCGCCGCTCGAACGGGCCCAGCAGTCGGCGCGCCCCATCGCGAGCGCGCTGAGCCTCGAGATCGCCACGGACGAGCGCATCATCGAACCCACCAATGCCTTCGAGGGCATGGTGAAGTCGGGTGGCGGGTCGGCGTTCAAGAATCCGCGCTACTGGCATCGCTTCGTGAACCCGCTGCGCCCTAGCTGGGGCGAGCCCTACCGGCAGATCGCATCGCGCATGCGCGACGCGATGGACGAAGCCTGGGAGAACACCCGCGGCGGCGACATCGTGATGGTCTCGCACCAGGCCCCCATCTGGATCGCGCACCTCGACATCGTCGGCAAGCCGCTCGCGCACAACCCCGCGAAGCGCCGCTGCGACCTCTCGAGCATCACGACTTTTGAGAAGCGCGGAGAGCGCTGGTTCGAGGTCGACTACCGAACCCCGGCCGCCGGCCTCACCGAGGACGCGGTCGACGTGGGGGCCGTATGA
- a CDS encoding GNAT family N-acetyltransferase, giving the protein MSLETAVQAGPVQAGSAQAGPVQTTVPTAPTAPTVPVERSAANGHADPTPASFTLRRVRSDEYEAVDRLIAEAYAHDYGESDESGDPMRSSAVRDRTHEVWVAVDADGELLGSVTFRAAGGPPLHEDFAEHELDLRLLGVSPRARRRGVAAALMRLVAEEAERSGFTAVALKTAPNMRGAHALYEALGFVRAPERDGLWIGGEKLLDLYTYILPLPSLATESVVDPTAARSVLGRFPSGVVAITAALRSAQGRPAALVIQSFVSLSIDPPRVLLSVGKASTSWPRIAESGSFAATVLSETQGPLARRIAKPGAPGKLEGVPTAPSPQHGHPVLIEGAAWFECEIREEFDGGDHRIVIADVLGFGALHRPERPLVFAGSRFAGVRPVATAPAAAAPTAPAPAAP; this is encoded by the coding sequence ATGAGCCTCGAAACAGCGGTGCAGGCGGGACCGGTGCAGGCAGGCTCTGCGCAGGCGGGGCCGGTGCAGACGACAGTGCCGACAGCGCCGACAGCGCCGACCGTGCCGGTAGAGCGGTCGGCGGCGAACGGGCATGCCGATCCGACGCCCGCCTCTTTCACCCTCAGACGAGTTCGCAGCGATGAGTACGAGGCCGTCGACCGGCTCATCGCAGAGGCGTACGCCCACGACTACGGCGAGAGCGACGAGAGCGGCGACCCCATGCGCAGCTCGGCCGTGCGGGATCGCACCCACGAGGTGTGGGTGGCGGTCGACGCCGACGGCGAACTGCTCGGCAGCGTGACCTTCCGCGCCGCGGGCGGACCGCCGCTCCACGAGGACTTCGCCGAGCACGAACTCGATCTGCGGCTGCTCGGAGTCTCGCCGCGCGCTCGCCGCCGAGGGGTCGCGGCCGCACTCATGCGCCTGGTCGCCGAGGAGGCCGAGCGGTCCGGATTCACCGCGGTGGCTCTTAAGACCGCTCCGAACATGCGCGGCGCTCACGCCCTCTACGAAGCCCTCGGTTTCGTGCGCGCCCCCGAGCGCGACGGGCTGTGGATCGGCGGCGAAAAGCTGCTCGATCTCTACACCTACATCCTGCCGCTGCCCAGTCTCGCCACGGAGAGCGTGGTAGATCCGACGGCCGCCCGTTCGGTGCTGGGGCGGTTCCCCTCGGGCGTCGTGGCGATCACAGCTGCGCTCCGCTCGGCGCAGGGCCGGCCCGCGGCGCTCGTCATCCAGTCGTTCGTATCGCTCTCGATCGACCCGCCTCGCGTGCTGCTCTCGGTGGGGAAGGCCTCGACCAGCTGGCCCCGCATCGCGGAGAGCGGCAGCTTCGCGGCGACCGTGCTCTCCGAGACGCAGGGCCCGCTCGCGAGAAGGATCGCCAAGCCCGGGGCTCCGGGCAAACTCGAGGGGGTGCCGACGGCACCGTCCCCGCAGCACGGGCACCCCGTGCTCATCGAGGGCGCCGCCTGGTTCGAGTGCGAGATCCGGGAGGAGTTCGACGGAGGCGATCACCGCATCGTCATCGCCGACGTGCTCGGCTTCGGTGCGCTGCACCGCCCGGAGCGTCCGCTCGTGTTCGCCGGATCCCGCTTCGCGGGCGTGCGCCCGGTCGCGACGGCTCCGGCCGCGGCGGCCCCGACCGCGCCGGCCCCGGCCGCGCCTTGA
- a CDS encoding LLM class flavin-dependent oxidoreductase produces the protein MTSTPRPLRHLGFIHLVPFDRDDPRRGLEEGIELFEYAEQLGLDSGWVRTRHLQYGLSSPAAFFSAVAQRTERIGLGTAVIPVGHENPFKLAEDLGTADVLSGGRLLPGLSVHAPGYPDDAVNDLVHDAGWREEDYGYGRIERLRSLLAGERVRDVPEYNGIGGDFDSERVEPHSPGLSERLWYGGGSLRSAEWAGSAGVNWLVSNISSAENGVTDFSAAQRAQIDAFRAAHPAGERARATVARVIVPTDGATAEQQAKYHAYAEARTPRTRKVHGKNTIIALDVLGSLDEIVDYIRGDIAFQAADDYLFELPFEFELDDWKQILHQLATRIGPVLGWRPAGERAAEGAAGAEGTGAAEGAGAQSADDRHAPSSPDRGGAADGEAETLSREQREEIRA, from the coding sequence ATGACCAGCACGCCCCGCCCGCTGCGGCATCTCGGGTTCATCCACCTCGTGCCCTTCGACCGCGACGACCCCCGCCGCGGCCTCGAAGAGGGCATCGAGCTCTTCGAGTACGCCGAGCAGCTCGGCCTCGACAGCGGATGGGTGCGCACGAGGCACCTGCAATACGGACTCTCTTCGCCGGCCGCCTTCTTCTCGGCGGTCGCGCAGCGCACCGAGCGCATCGGGCTCGGCACGGCCGTGATCCCCGTCGGGCACGAGAACCCGTTCAAGCTCGCGGAGGATCTCGGCACCGCCGACGTGCTCTCGGGCGGCCGCCTGCTGCCCGGCCTCAGCGTGCACGCTCCCGGATACCCCGACGACGCGGTCAACGACCTCGTGCACGACGCGGGCTGGCGCGAGGAGGATTACGGATACGGCCGCATCGAGCGCCTGCGCAGCCTGCTCGCCGGCGAGCGCGTGCGCGACGTGCCCGAGTACAACGGCATCGGCGGCGACTTCGACTCGGAACGGGTCGAACCTCACAGCCCCGGCCTCTCCGAGCGCCTCTGGTACGGAGGCGGATCCCTGCGCTCGGCCGAGTGGGCCGGCAGCGCCGGCGTCAACTGGCTCGTCAGCAACATCAGCTCGGCTGAGAACGGCGTCACCGACTTCTCCGCGGCGCAGCGTGCGCAGATCGACGCCTTCCGCGCGGCCCACCCCGCCGGGGAGCGCGCCCGCGCCACGGTCGCCCGCGTGATCGTGCCCACCGACGGCGCCACCGCGGAGCAGCAGGCGAAGTATCATGCCTACGCCGAGGCGCGCACGCCCCGCACTCGCAAGGTGCACGGCAAGAACACGATCATCGCGCTCGACGTGCTCGGCTCGCTCGACGAGATCGTCGATTACATCCGCGGCGACATCGCCTTCCAGGCGGCCGACGACTACCTGTTCGAGCTGCCCTTCGAGTTCGAGCTCGACGACTGGAAGCAGATCCTGCACCAGCTCGCCACCCGCATCGGCCCAGTCCTCGGCTGGCGCCCGGCGGGGGAGCGCGCTGCCGAGGGTGCTGCGGGCGCTGAGGGCACGGGCGCTGCCGAGGGCGCTGGCGCTCAGTCCGCGGATGACCGTCATGCGCCGAGCAGTCCGGATCGGGGCGGGGCCGCCGACGGCGAAGCCGAGACGCTCTCGCGCGAGCAGCGGGAGGAGATTCGCGCATGA